One genomic segment of Meiothermus sp. QL-1 includes these proteins:
- a CDS encoding efflux RND transporter periplasmic adaptor subunit, whose product MRGMAPLVMALALLAFLAGCGPRRPAQETSAPRENNVRVRVVEAQVGRLSISRTTGATLAPIRESQVGATASGKVLAVLVREGSRVGAGQVVLRLDPVNAQTALTNAELALEQARINLARAERSTAASLAPLQASLESALANLRAAERRYQEGQQLYQAGALAQVELVGLEAAYNQAKAAADNARENLARAQRASQEDLALLRLQVRQAENQLAQARRALSDTEVRAPFAGVVAEVFVNPGEFVAAGQRVFRLADTSRLEASFRLPPEEAAALPIGTTLSLGYGGQTYPARVSRSSKVPGTDRLVELTAEVEGSLPPGASAQVRYNLNLAEGVLLPAGALRTEGRSTFVFVVQEDRAVRTPVRVLGDSGAQVAVEGVERGARVIFPVPTSLSDGDRVEVVR is encoded by the coding sequence ATGCGAGGGATGGCACCTTTGGTGATGGCGCTGGCCCTGCTGGCCTTTCTGGCGGGTTGCGGCCCTCGCCGCCCGGCCCAGGAAACCTCCGCCCCAAGGGAGAACAACGTGCGGGTACGGGTGGTGGAGGCCCAGGTCGGGCGCCTCTCCATAAGCCGCACCACCGGGGCCACCCTGGCCCCCATCCGCGAGAGCCAGGTGGGGGCCACCGCCAGCGGCAAGGTGCTGGCGGTCCTGGTGCGGGAAGGCAGCCGGGTGGGGGCCGGCCAGGTGGTGCTCCGGCTCGACCCGGTCAACGCCCAGACTGCCCTCACCAACGCCGAGCTGGCGCTGGAGCAGGCCCGGATCAACCTGGCCCGGGCTGAACGCTCCACCGCCGCCTCGCTGGCCCCCCTGCAGGCCAGTCTGGAGTCGGCCCTGGCCAACCTGCGGGCCGCCGAGCGGCGCTACCAGGAGGGGCAGCAGCTCTACCAAGCGGGGGCCCTGGCCCAGGTGGAGCTGGTGGGCCTCGAGGCCGCCTACAACCAGGCCAAGGCCGCGGCCGACAACGCCCGTGAAAACCTGGCCCGCGCCCAGCGGGCCTCCCAGGAAGACCTGGCGCTTTTGCGCCTGCAGGTGCGCCAGGCCGAGAACCAGCTTGCCCAGGCCCGCCGGGCCCTCAGCGACACCGAGGTCAGGGCGCCTTTCGCCGGGGTGGTGGCCGAGGTGTTCGTGAACCCCGGGGAGTTCGTGGCCGCCGGGCAGCGGGTCTTCCGCCTGGCCGACACCAGCCGGCTCGAGGCCAGCTTCCGCCTGCCCCCCGAGGAGGCCGCGGCCCTCCCCATCGGCACCACGCTGAGCCTGGGCTACGGCGGGCAGACCTACCCTGCCAGGGTGAGCAGGAGCAGCAAGGTGCCGGGCACCGACCGGCTGGTGGAGCTCACGGCAGAGGTGGAGGGCAGCCTGCCCCCCGGGGCCAGCGCCCAGGTGCGCTACAACCTGAACCTGGCCGAAGGGGTGCTGCTCCCCGCTGGGGCGCTCCGCACCGAGGGGCGCAGCACCTTCGTCTTCGTGGTGCAGGAAGACCGGGCCGTGCGCACCCCGGTGCGGGTCCTGGGCGACAGCGGGGCCCAGGTGGCCGTAGAAGGGGTGGAACGGGGGGCCAGGGTCATCTTTCCGGTGCCCACCAGCCTGAGCGACGGGGATAGGGTGGAGGTGGTGCGGTGA
- a CDS encoding TolC family protein has product MKPAVLALLALLTPLALGQNLTLEGALAKATDQAPVRAAQVELDDARANLQRILADPLLTRPARVQAEQRLALAQASYERALAQAQSSIVGAYTQVLEAQLQVRLAQKAVEIASRGLEVAQIRQRNGSGTALDVRNAQNRLDEAKSNLSRAENGLALAQSSLRSLVGNFAGLAPLPNPPALPAASLSQTLLSKNPDMLQARQRVELARLQVELLDPSYAARAEIEAAQARAEQAAAGAREVERGLGLQYDSLYQNLEAAARALSVQQAALANARETLANEKKRLDAGLISQLAYLQAELSYLQAELAAQQALGSYWRAYYSLLAGER; this is encoded by the coding sequence ATGAAGCCAGCCGTTCTAGCCCTCCTTGCCCTGCTGACCCCTCTTGCCCTAGGCCAAAACCTGACCCTGGAAGGGGCCCTGGCCAAGGCCACCGATCAAGCCCCGGTGCGGGCTGCCCAGGTAGAGCTGGACGACGCCCGCGCCAACCTTCAGCGCATCCTGGCCGACCCCCTCCTGACCCGGCCAGCCCGGGTGCAGGCTGAGCAGCGGCTGGCCCTGGCCCAGGCCAGCTACGAGCGGGCCCTGGCCCAGGCCCAAAGCAGCATCGTGGGGGCCTACACCCAGGTGCTGGAGGCCCAGCTCCAGGTGCGCCTGGCCCAGAAGGCGGTGGAAATCGCCAGCCGGGGCCTCGAGGTGGCCCAGATCCGCCAGCGCAACGGCTCCGGCACCGCTTTGGACGTGCGCAACGCCCAAAACCGTCTGGACGAGGCTAAAAGCAACCTGAGCCGGGCCGAGAACGGCCTAGCCCTGGCCCAGAGCAGCCTGCGCAGCCTGGTGGGCAACTTCGCCGGCCTGGCCCCTCTGCCCAACCCCCCGGCCCTGCCCGCAGCCAGCCTGAGCCAAACGCTCCTCAGCAAGAACCCCGACATGCTCCAGGCCCGCCAGCGGGTGGAGCTGGCCCGGCTCCAGGTGGAGCTGCTAGACCCGAGCTACGCGGCCCGGGCCGAGATCGAGGCCGCCCAGGCCCGGGCCGAGCAGGCCGCCGCGGGGGCCCGCGAGGTGGAGCGGGGGCTGGGCCTGCAGTACGACTCGCTATACCAAAACCTGGAGGCCGCCGCGCGGGCCCTGAGCGTGCAGCAGGCCGCTTTGGCCAACGCCCGCGAAACCCTGGCCAACGAGAAGAAGCGGCTGGATGCGGGGCTCATCAGCCAGCTCGCCTACCTGCAGGCCGAGCTCAGCTACCTGCAGGCCGAGCTGGCGGCCCAGCAGGCCCTGGGCAGCTACTGGCGGGCCTACTACAGCCTGCTGGCGGGGGAGCGCTGA
- a CDS encoding TolC family protein encodes MKRGLLLAIALLGPTGGLAQDLFAPLENHPSLLQAKLALEAARAQLRATQSPLSFQAQGGFSFFDVAPPPGPPVCPNPLNPQCANLPTEAQQVSLGLTLTPFPFGDVADAVNQAAIGVAQAELGLQQARAQLQAQAVEAAYRVRLAEGGLEVARLAVRLAQAGLEATRLRAERGGAASGELRQAEASLRQAVLQQAEAERNLGLARKSLADLIGSEQAAPPPLDPPPEATPPSVRQAELQLQNAQIAYDRALRSVLPVLQGSYTRNTSSNEAWTLSLNSRTLQPSLGYTYQSQGRTPPQDRINGVLQIGLSANLSFGVLEALEAAQKQVEAAQQALEAARRNSRLQLELLKSGVEAAEQNLSNAQSALKDAEKALTEAKERERLGLASPLSTLQAELSLAQARLGVEQAQFTRIQRILDLYRFYALPIREVKP; translated from the coding sequence ATGAAGAGGGGTCTGCTGCTGGCCATCGCACTACTGGGCCCAACCGGGGGGCTGGCCCAGGACCTCTTTGCCCCGCTGGAAAACCACCCCTCCCTCCTGCAGGCCAAGCTGGCCCTGGAAGCGGCTCGAGCCCAGCTCAGGGCCACCCAGAGCCCCCTGAGCTTCCAAGCCCAGGGGGGCTTCTCCTTCTTCGACGTCGCCCCCCCACCCGGCCCCCCGGTCTGCCCCAACCCCCTGAACCCCCAGTGCGCCAACCTGCCCACCGAGGCCCAGCAGGTGAGCCTGGGGCTCACCCTCACCCCTTTTCCCTTTGGGGACGTGGCCGATGCGGTAAACCAGGCCGCCATAGGGGTGGCCCAGGCCGAGCTGGGCTTGCAGCAGGCCCGTGCCCAGCTCCAGGCCCAGGCGGTGGAGGCTGCCTACCGGGTGCGGCTGGCCGAGGGGGGGCTGGAGGTGGCCCGGCTGGCGGTCCGGCTGGCCCAGGCCGGTCTGGAAGCCACCCGGCTGCGGGCCGAGCGGGGGGGTGCCGCCTCCGGCGAGCTGCGCCAGGCCGAGGCCAGCCTGCGGCAGGCCGTTTTGCAGCAGGCCGAGGCCGAGCGCAACCTGGGCCTGGCCCGAAAAAGCCTGGCCGACCTGATAGGCAGCGAACAGGCCGCCCCACCCCCCCTGGACCCACCCCCCGAGGCCACCCCACCCTCGGTGCGCCAGGCCGAGCTGCAGCTCCAAAACGCCCAGATCGCCTACGACCGGGCCTTGCGCAGCGTGCTGCCCGTGCTGCAGGGCAGCTACACCCGCAACACTTCCAGCAACGAGGCCTGGACGCTTTCGCTCAACTCCCGCACCCTGCAACCCAGCCTGGGCTACACCTACCAGTCCCAGGGGCGCACCCCCCCCCAGGACCGCATCAACGGCGTCCTGCAAATCGGCCTTTCGGCCAACCTCTCCTTCGGGGTCCTAGAGGCCCTGGAGGCGGCACAAAAGCAGGTGGAGGCCGCCCAGCAGGCCCTGGAGGCTGCCCGGCGCAACAGCAGGCTCCAGCTCGAGCTGCTCAAAAGCGGGGTGGAAGCAGCCGAACAGAACCTCTCCAACGCCCAATCCGCCCTAAAAGACGCGGAAAAAGCCCTGACCGAGGCCAAGGAGCGCGAGCGCCTGGGGCTTGCCAGCCCCCTGAGCACCCTGCAGGCCGAGCTCAGCCTGGCCCAGGCCCGGCTGGGGGTGGAGCAAGCCCAGTTCACCCGCATCCAGCGCATCCTGGACCTTTACCGTTTTTACGCCCTGCCCATCCGTGAGGTAAAGCCATGA
- a CDS encoding MarR family winged helix-turn-helix transcriptional regulator, translated as MKFTLDEIMDEMWHLSSHLVWQMRLDQQRAFEGLGLSPMQAFALMCIAGGMDQPSALAFIMDASPPGISQLLAGLEERGLLRRELDPENKRKVRILLTQEGEELLEKMRQRWKEVSRERFGRLSAEELALLLASYRKLIEPRSEKGMP; from the coding sequence ATGAAGTTTACATTGGACGAAATTATGGACGAGATGTGGCACCTCTCCTCCCATCTGGTCTGGCAGATGCGCCTCGACCAGCAGCGGGCCTTCGAGGGCCTGGGGCTCTCCCCCATGCAGGCCTTCGCCCTCATGTGCATCGCGGGAGGAATGGACCAGCCCTCGGCCCTGGCCTTTATCATGGACGCCTCGCCCCCGGGCATCTCCCAGCTCCTGGCCGGCCTGGAGGAACGGGGCCTGCTGCGGCGCGAGCTCGACCCCGAGAACAAGCGCAAGGTGCGGATCCTGCTCACCCAGGAGGGGGAGGAACTCCTGGAAAAGATGCGCCAGCGGTGGAAGGAGGTCTCGCGCGAGCGGTTTGGCCGCCTGAGCGCCGAGGAGCTGGCGCTGCTCTTAGCGAGCTACCGCAAACTGATAGAGCCGCGCAGCGAGAAGGGGATGCCATGA
- a CDS encoding GreA/GreB family elongation factor, with protein MAREVKLTKSGYERLVAELEQERARLQEATRILQELMESSDDYDDSGLEDAKREKARIEARIESLTDTLSRAEIIEEEGQEVSVVSLGAIVHLRSKEGEEMEVQVVSPAEASVLERPMKISDESPLGRALLGQRVGAKVMLDTPKGRREFKIVSIQH; from the coding sequence ATGGCACGGGAAGTCAAACTGACCAAGTCGGGGTACGAGCGATTGGTGGCCGAGCTCGAGCAGGAGCGCGCCCGCCTGCAGGAGGCCACCCGCATATTGCAGGAGCTGATGGAGTCTTCCGACGACTACGATGACTCCGGCCTGGAGGATGCCAAGCGGGAAAAAGCCCGGATAGAAGCCCGCATCGAGTCCCTCACCGACACCCTGTCCCGGGCCGAGATTATAGAAGAAGAAGGGCAGGAGGTGAGCGTGGTGAGCCTGGGGGCCATCGTGCACCTCCGCTCCAAGGAGGGGGAAGAGATGGAGGTGCAGGTGGTCTCGCCGGCCGAGGCCAGCGTGCTGGAGCGCCCCATGAAGATCTCCGACGAGAGCCCCCTGGGCCGGGCCCTCCTGGGCCAGCGGGTGGGGGCTAAGGTGATGCTCGATACCCCCAAGGGCAGGCGGGAGTTCAAGATTGTCTCCATTCAGCACTAG
- the lysS gene encoding lysine--tRNA ligase: MPEHSEQTRQRLANLEALVEAGFERFPYRFPKTHEAAEILSAHAGAAPQEEWPHEEVRLAGRLMTFRHMGKASFAHLQDQSGRIQLYLARDVTERYELIKKLDIGDIIGVEGTVFTTKTGEITVKVRRYTPLVKALHPLPDKWHGLRDVETRYRQRYLDLIQNPEVREVFRTRSRMVRYIRDFFEARGFLEVEGPTLQVVAGGTEARPFKTYHHALGHEFNLRIALELHLKRLLVGGFEKVFEIGRNYRNEGISPKHNPEFTMLEAYWAYADYQDMMALVEDLLSGLVQHLFGTTQIRYREHTLDFARPFHRLDYVTVLKEKAGLEFDPTDLERLRAWADERHPELRAVPSYKLLDKLFGHYVEPHLIQPTFVLDVPLVISPLVKRHRDPAKPNLTERADLFAAGLELAPIYSELNDALDQRARFEEQARRREAGDEEEPEIDEDFLLALEYGMPPAAGMGLGIDRLAMLLTNQESLRDVILFPLLKPRREAALREAEEA, encoded by the coding sequence ATGCCCGAGCACAGCGAACAGACCCGACAGCGCCTGGCTAACCTCGAGGCCCTGGTCGAGGCCGGTTTTGAGCGCTTCCCCTACCGCTTCCCCAAGACCCACGAGGCCGCCGAAATCCTGAGCGCCCACGCCGGGGCGGCCCCCCAGGAGGAGTGGCCCCACGAGGAGGTGCGGCTGGCCGGCCGCCTGATGACCTTCCGCCACATGGGCAAGGCCAGCTTTGCCCACCTGCAGGACCAAAGCGGCCGGATCCAGCTTTACTTGGCCCGGGACGTCACCGAGCGCTACGAGCTTATAAAGAAGCTGGACATCGGCGATATCATCGGGGTCGAGGGGACGGTTTTCACCACCAAGACCGGGGAGATTACCGTCAAGGTGCGCCGCTACACCCCGCTGGTCAAGGCCCTCCACCCCCTGCCCGACAAGTGGCATGGCCTGCGCGACGTGGAGACCCGCTACCGCCAGCGCTACCTTGACCTCATCCAGAACCCTGAGGTGCGGGAGGTCTTCCGCACCCGAAGCCGGATGGTGCGCTATATCCGCGACTTCTTCGAAGCGCGGGGCTTTTTGGAGGTGGAGGGGCCCACCCTCCAGGTGGTGGCCGGGGGCACCGAGGCCCGGCCCTTCAAGACCTACCACCACGCCCTGGGCCACGAGTTCAACCTGCGGATTGCCCTGGAGCTTCACCTCAAGCGCCTGCTGGTGGGCGGTTTTGAGAAGGTTTTTGAGATTGGGCGCAACTACCGCAACGAGGGCATCTCACCCAAGCACAACCCCGAGTTCACCATGCTCGAGGCCTACTGGGCCTATGCCGACTACCAGGACATGATGGCCCTGGTAGAGGACCTGCTTTCGGGGCTGGTGCAGCACCTCTTTGGCACCACCCAGATTCGCTACCGCGAGCACACCCTCGACTTCGCCAGGCCCTTTCACCGGCTGGACTATGTGACCGTGCTCAAGGAAAAGGCCGGGCTCGAGTTCGACCCCACCGACCTCGAGCGGCTTCGGGCCTGGGCCGACGAGAGGCACCCTGAGCTGCGGGCCGTGCCCAGCTATAAGCTCCTGGACAAGCTCTTCGGTCACTACGTGGAGCCCCACCTGATTCAGCCTACCTTCGTGCTGGACGTTCCGCTGGTCATAAGCCCCCTGGTCAAGCGTCACCGCGACCCTGCCAAGCCCAACCTCACCGAACGGGCCGATCTGTTCGCGGCAGGTTTGGAGCTCGCCCCCATCTATTCCGAGCTCAACGATGCCCTCGACCAGCGGGCGCGCTTCGAGGAGCAGGCCCGGCGGCGGGAGGCCGGCGACGAGGAGGAGCCCGAGATCGACGAGGACTTCCTGCTGGCGCTGGAGTACGGGATGCCACCCGCGGCGGGTATGGGCCTGGGCATCGACCGGCTGGCCATGCTGCTTACCAACCAGGAAAGCCTCCGCGATGTGATCCTCTTTCCCCTGCTCAAGCCGCGCAGGGAGGCGGCGTTGCGGGAGGCCGAGGAGGCATAG
- the cas3 gene encoding CRISPR-associated helicase Cas3', whose translation MREEPASTKEARTMRVRLRFAPEVRGRFRERMYPNLQILGQLEGGYTLVEIQLDPGSHTDEFPLELLSWVLSWGSRVEVLEPPSLRQSWLAEVRAVLERYGNTSSFPSPFVFWGHSHPDPSSWQPLRAHLEAVARLAASKAQPFGEEENGWLAGLLHDLGKYGDRFQLRLEGKIGGLDHWSAGAHLALFEYRQPAVALAIQGHHIGLQSGSREALKGMRLRSDGRGFPPNLKLSEVNLELLKRRLEEDGLKLPPPSTALVEQISSAAAMLDTRMLFSALVDADFVDTEAHLRGEGYRPTPPPLQVGQALARLESYLDELGRDERIPPKIRALRKALSDAAAEAARDAGRLFTLTAPTGLGKTLAMLRFALRRALRDPRIRRIVVVLPYLSILDQTAQIYRELFRDFGAHYILEDHSLAYRSSGEAFSDEQDWNERERRLLTENWEAPIVLTTHVQLLESLHSNRPGACRKLHNLAGSVLLFDEVQTLPAHLAVPTLKTLSRLASDKYGSVVVFATATQPAFDMLDEQVRQGEPQGWWPVEIAPAPEVLFQQSRRVEVDWWLKSPTPLSHLVALLAAEPQVLVVLNLKRQAHALFRLAEERGLEGLFHLSTALCPAHRLKVLEEIQAALEAGKPCRLVSTQVVEAGVDLDFPIGYRALGPLEAIAQTAGRVNRHGRRKEGRLVVFLPEDEGYPDPAYARAAALTRVLQAEGGLDLGPAAFRRYYQSLYRLQDVSDEEIENLILTQNYAELARRYRIIESPTVNVVVPYNEEARALMQEARHHGINAQWVRRARTYAVPYFLPRSGPPPFLETLFLRRGRAQVPDWFLCPDPGQYHPRLGFMPEEGLGLVV comes from the coding sequence ATGCGCGAGGAACCTGCCAGCACCAAGGAGGCCAGAACCATGCGCGTCCGGCTTCGCTTTGCGCCTGAGGTACGGGGGCGCTTTCGCGAGCGGATGTACCCCAACCTCCAGATCCTAGGGCAGCTCGAGGGTGGCTACACTCTCGTTGAAATTCAGCTCGACCCCGGCAGCCACACCGATGAATTCCCCCTCGAGCTGCTTTCCTGGGTCTTGAGCTGGGGGAGCCGGGTGGAGGTGCTGGAGCCGCCAAGTCTGCGCCAAAGCTGGCTGGCCGAGGTGCGGGCGGTGCTCGAGCGCTACGGGAACACCAGCTCTTTCCCCAGTCCCTTCGTGTTCTGGGGCCACTCCCACCCCGATCCCTCTAGCTGGCAGCCCCTGCGGGCCCACCTGGAGGCCGTAGCCCGGTTGGCAGCCTCGAAGGCCCAGCCCTTCGGCGAGGAGGAGAACGGTTGGTTGGCCGGGCTCCTGCACGACTTGGGCAAGTATGGCGACCGCTTCCAGCTTCGGTTGGAGGGGAAGATAGGCGGCCTCGACCATTGGTCGGCTGGGGCCCACCTGGCCCTCTTCGAGTACCGCCAGCCGGCGGTGGCCCTGGCCATCCAGGGGCACCACATCGGCCTGCAAAGCGGTTCCCGAGAGGCCCTTAAGGGTATGCGCTTGCGCTCCGATGGGCGGGGTTTTCCCCCGAATTTGAAGCTCAGCGAGGTGAACCTGGAGCTGCTCAAGCGCCGTTTGGAGGAGGATGGCCTGAAGCTGCCACCCCCCAGCACGGCCCTGGTGGAGCAGATCAGCAGCGCGGCAGCCATGCTGGACACCCGGATGCTCTTCTCAGCCCTGGTGGACGCCGATTTTGTGGATACCGAAGCCCATCTGCGCGGTGAGGGCTACCGTCCTACCCCCCCGCCCTTGCAGGTGGGGCAGGCCCTGGCCCGCCTGGAGAGCTATCTGGACGAACTGGGTCGAGACGAGCGCATCCCCCCCAAGATCCGCGCCCTACGCAAGGCCCTCTCCGATGCGGCAGCGGAAGCGGCCCGGGATGCTGGGCGCCTTTTTACCCTCACTGCCCCCACCGGTCTGGGCAAAACCCTCGCCATGCTGCGCTTTGCCTTGCGCCGAGCCCTGCGCGATCCCCGCATAAGGCGTATCGTGGTGGTGCTGCCCTACCTTTCCATCCTCGACCAGACTGCCCAGATTTACCGCGAGCTTTTCCGGGATTTCGGTGCCCACTACATCCTGGAGGACCACAGCCTGGCCTACCGCTCCTCGGGCGAGGCATTTTCCGACGAGCAGGACTGGAACGAGCGCGAGCGCCGCCTCCTCACCGAGAACTGGGAGGCCCCCATCGTCCTCACCACCCACGTGCAGCTTCTGGAGAGCCTGCACAGCAACCGGCCCGGCGCCTGTCGCAAGCTCCACAACCTGGCGGGGAGCGTGCTCCTGTTTGACGAAGTGCAGACCCTTCCCGCCCATCTAGCGGTGCCCACCCTGAAGACCCTCTCCCGCCTGGCCAGCGACAAATATGGCTCGGTGGTGGTCTTTGCTACCGCCACCCAGCCCGCTTTCGATATGCTGGACGAACAGGTGCGGCAGGGCGAGCCCCAGGGGTGGTGGCCCGTGGAGATTGCTCCGGCCCCCGAGGTGCTGTTCCAGCAGAGCCGGCGGGTGGAGGTGGACTGGTGGCTCAAAAGCCCTACCCCCCTCTCCCACCTGGTGGCCCTGCTGGCCGCTGAGCCCCAGGTGCTGGTGGTGCTGAACCTCAAGCGGCAGGCCCACGCCCTGTTTCGGCTGGCGGAAGAGCGGGGCCTGGAAGGGCTTTTCCACCTCTCCACCGCCCTTTGCCCGGCCCACCGCCTGAAGGTGTTGGAGGAGATTCAGGCTGCCCTGGAAGCAGGAAAGCCCTGCCGCCTGGTTTCCACCCAGGTGGTGGAGGCGGGGGTGGACCTGGATTTCCCCATCGGGTATCGGGCCTTGGGGCCCCTGGAGGCCATTGCCCAGACCGCCGGCCGGGTCAACCGCCACGGGCGGCGTAAGGAGGGACGGCTGGTGGTCTTCCTGCCCGAGGACGAGGGGTACCCAGACCCAGCCTACGCCCGGGCGGCCGCCCTCACCCGGGTCCTGCAGGCCGAAGGGGGGCTGGACCTGGGCCCCGCCGCCTTCCGGCGCTACTACCAAAGCCTCTACCGGCTGCAGGACGTGAGCGATGAGGAGATAGAAAACCTCATCTTGACCCAGAACTACGCCGAGCTGGCCCGGCGCTACCGCATCATCGAGAGCCCCACGGTGAACGTGGTGGTGCCCTACAACGAAGAGGCCCGTGCCCTGATGCAGGAAGCTCGCCATCACGGCATCAACGCCCAGTGGGTCCGCCGGGCCCGGACCTACGCGGTGCCCTACTTCCTGCCCAGGAGCGGACCCCCTCCTTTTTTGGAGACCCTCTTCCTGCGTCGGGGCCGTGCCCAGGTGCCCGACTGGTTCCTCTGTCCCGACCCAGGTCAGTACCATCCCCGCCTGGGCTTCATGCCGGAGGAGGGCCTAGGCCTGGTGGTTTGA
- the cas5c gene encoding type I-C CRISPR-associated protein Cas5c produces the protein MQSFTLEVWGDLACFTRPELKVERFSYPIITPSAARGIFDAIYLEFDPATRTPRMYWQVERIEVLNPVRYIALMRNEVKEKASLRKVQEWMKDPSSFEPLYADATREDTGQDTRGRTQRQTMALKDVRYRLTAHAVLYQEDHALRRKVEESFLRRARAGQCIYQPYLGCREFAAYFRLVEPGEASAPVPYSEKMGWMLYDVFDLSRPGRPLRPDRGERPRISLFEAEVVNGVLEVPPYGSHRVRKGEV, from the coding sequence ATGCAAAGTTTTACCCTGGAAGTCTGGGGGGACCTGGCCTGCTTCACCCGGCCCGAGCTCAAGGTGGAGCGCTTCAGCTACCCCATCATCACCCCCAGCGCCGCCCGGGGCATCTTTGACGCCATCTACCTGGAGTTTGACCCCGCCACAAGGACCCCTCGCATGTACTGGCAGGTGGAGCGCATTGAGGTGCTGAACCCCGTGCGCTACATCGCCCTCATGCGCAACGAGGTGAAGGAAAAGGCCAGCCTGAGGAAGGTCCAGGAGTGGATGAAAGACCCCAGTTCCTTTGAGCCCCTCTATGCCGACGCCACCCGGGAGGACACGGGCCAGGACACCAGGGGGCGCACCCAGCGCCAGACCATGGCCCTAAAGGACGTGCGCTACCGCCTCACCGCCCATGCGGTGCTTTACCAAGAGGACCACGCCCTGCGCCGCAAGGTGGAGGAGAGCTTCCTCCGCCGGGCCCGGGCCGGCCAGTGCATCTACCAACCCTACCTGGGCTGCCGGGAGTTTGCCGCCTACTTCCGCCTGGTGGAGCCGGGGGAGGCCTCGGCCCCCGTGCCCTACAGCGAAAAGATGGGCTGGATGCTCTACGATGTGTTTGACCTCTCCCGCCCCGGCCGGCCCCTGCGTCCGGATAGGGGAGAGCGGCCCAGGATCAGCCTCTTTGAAGCGGAGGTGGTCAATGGGGTCCTCGAGGTGCCCCCCTACGGGAGCCACCGGGTGAGAAAGGGGGAGGTCTGA